Proteins found in one Amycolatopsis umgeniensis genomic segment:
- a CDS encoding WXG100 family type VII secretion target, giving the protein MAEAPVAAPGPNPLIKTDAAQDESSLEGAGILQDFWDTGAKIASGDWAEGLANLANGAMGLADFVADPLGTLAASAFGWIIEHVPFLREPLDWLVGDQVALDNMIGTWENIGKELESVSEDLGKAVDRESANWTGQAADAYRAFAKNRADLYAGIASGANSIGTLVSVCKMILAVVRTIVRDLIAECLGKLVSIAMRYPGPAMPAGIAAEGMPKAISYANRCVGWIKKLTKAFDRAKGLFKRLTDGFDKIKDALTPKALKKFTGGGKKAVDSAGESKTFAAKVAKARDDLPESRKHIFALEDTAKNKSLSENLSQVKDNVVERVKDEYGKDFRENLTKEKRKFYGKMADGVLGGSDEEPPSQKAQSPAGFVGPYSAGGAPQSASEPVDGKSVAEGAEDESPIFDQPGRNRISGSL; this is encoded by the coding sequence ATGGCAGAAGCACCCGTCGCGGCTCCAGGCCCGAACCCGCTGATCAAGACAGACGCCGCGCAGGATGAGAGTTCGCTCGAAGGCGCGGGAATCCTCCAAGACTTCTGGGACACCGGTGCCAAGATCGCGAGTGGCGACTGGGCGGAAGGGCTGGCGAATCTCGCCAATGGGGCGATGGGCCTGGCCGACTTCGTCGCCGATCCCCTCGGGACTCTGGCGGCGTCGGCGTTCGGTTGGATCATCGAGCACGTCCCGTTCCTCCGCGAGCCGCTCGATTGGCTCGTCGGCGATCAGGTCGCCCTGGACAACATGATCGGGACCTGGGAGAACATCGGCAAAGAACTCGAGTCCGTCAGCGAAGACCTGGGCAAAGCCGTTGATCGCGAAAGCGCGAATTGGACTGGTCAAGCCGCGGACGCCTATCGGGCCTTCGCCAAAAATCGTGCCGATCTGTACGCGGGCATCGCCTCGGGTGCGAATTCCATCGGGACGCTGGTCAGCGTCTGCAAAATGATCCTCGCGGTCGTGAGAACCATCGTCCGCGACTTGATCGCGGAGTGTCTCGGCAAGCTCGTGAGCATCGCGATGCGTTACCCCGGGCCGGCGATGCCTGCCGGTATCGCGGCCGAGGGGATGCCGAAGGCCATCAGCTACGCGAACAGGTGCGTCGGTTGGATCAAGAAGCTGACCAAGGCGTTCGACAGGGCGAAGGGCCTTTTCAAACGTCTCACCGATGGCTTCGACAAGATCAAGGACGCCCTGACGCCGAAAGCGCTGAAGAAGTTCACCGGTGGCGGAAAGAAAGCGGTCGATTCCGCCGGGGAGAGCAAGACCTTTGCTGCCAAAGTCGCAAAGGCACGAGACGACCTCCCTGAGTCCCGTAAGCACATCTTTGCGCTTGAAGACACCGCGAAGAACAAGAGCCTCTCCGAGAATCTGTCTCAGGTGAAGGACAACGTGGTCGAAAGGGTCAAGGACGAGTACGGAAAGGACTTCCGAGAAAACCTGACCAAGGAGAAGCGGAAGTTCTACGGGAAGATGGCCGACGGAGTGCTCGGCGGCTCTGACGAAGAGCCTCCGAGTCAAAAGGCCCAGTCTCCCGCAGGGTTCGTAGGGCCCTATAGCGCTGGCGGAGCTCCGCAGAGCGCCTCGGAGCCCGTTGATGGGAAGTCGGTCGCAGAGGGTGCGGAGGATGAGTCGCCGATCTTCGACCAGCCTGGCAGAAACCGAATCTCCGGCTCGTTGTGA
- a CDS encoding YbaB/EbfC family nucleoid-associated protein, protein MSNPEQLFADFEAKLADAQRKANQMRTEIESVSVSERSKDGQISVKVNHAGNLVGLEIGPSVRDNPALAQEILRVVQSAQSKLAGAMQTGVPSIAGSETMNELVNQLHNEYPEPEPTGYVEGGHQAADEDDRFVAEDELDVPPPAPKPPAPPAPPRAARRQQTDQEDDYFTGGDFLR, encoded by the coding sequence GTGTCGAACCCTGAGCAGCTCTTCGCTGATTTCGAGGCCAAGTTGGCCGACGCCCAGCGAAAGGCGAATCAGATGCGCACCGAGATCGAAAGCGTCTCGGTGTCGGAACGCAGCAAGGACGGCCAGATCTCGGTCAAGGTCAACCACGCGGGGAACCTGGTGGGCCTGGAAATCGGCCCGTCGGTGCGGGACAACCCCGCGCTCGCGCAGGAGATCCTCCGCGTCGTCCAAAGCGCGCAGAGCAAACTCGCGGGCGCCATGCAGACCGGCGTTCCGTCCATCGCGGGCAGCGAGACCATGAACGAGCTGGTCAACCAGTTGCACAACGAGTACCCGGAACCCGAGCCGACGGGCTACGTCGAGGGTGGGCACCAGGCTGCGGACGAGGACGACCGCTTCGTCGCCGAAGACGAACTCGACGTCCCTCCGCCTGCACCCAAGCCTCCCGCTCCGCCCGCGCCGCCGCGTGCCGCGCGCAGGCAGCAGACGGATCAGGAGGACGACTACTTCACCGGCGGCGACTTCCTGCGCTGA
- a CDS encoding TetR/AcrR family transcriptional regulator, with translation MNNPSRRGRERAATDQDIRRTARALLVEQGPEAVTLRAIARELGITAPALYRYYGSRDDLVEHLRADVVADLAAGLAEDIAQLPDEGALQLFAICKGFRRWALAHTKEFTLVFASPSADAGNRLDEPFGRIFLAAAGRVLAMHDLVTPSNDVVPAELRDDLTSFQAELLAVLKESGAEFPLEKLDLGVTYLMIQFWARLYGHVTLEVFGNYPIPFSKPDVLFDAMLADLAREIGLSND, from the coding sequence ATGAACAACCCCAGCCGCAGGGGTCGCGAGCGGGCTGCGACCGATCAGGACATCCGCCGGACGGCGCGGGCGCTCCTGGTCGAACAGGGCCCGGAGGCCGTGACGCTGCGGGCGATCGCACGCGAGCTCGGCATCACGGCGCCGGCGTTGTACCGCTACTACGGCTCACGTGACGATCTGGTCGAGCATCTCCGCGCGGACGTCGTCGCGGATCTCGCGGCCGGGCTCGCCGAGGACATCGCGCAGCTGCCGGACGAGGGCGCTCTTCAGCTTTTCGCCATCTGCAAGGGTTTCCGGCGCTGGGCGCTCGCGCACACCAAGGAGTTCACGCTGGTCTTCGCTTCGCCGTCGGCGGACGCGGGGAACAGGTTGGACGAGCCCTTCGGGCGGATCTTCCTCGCCGCGGCGGGCCGGGTGCTCGCGATGCACGATCTGGTGACGCCGTCGAACGACGTGGTCCCCGCCGAGCTGCGCGACGATCTCACGTCGTTCCAGGCGGAACTTCTGGCCGTGCTCAAGGAGTCCGGTGCGGAGTTCCCGCTCGAGAAGCTCGACCTCGGCGTGACGTACCTGATGATCCAGTTCTGGGCCCGGCTCTACGGGCACGTCACGCTCGAGGTCTTCGGCAACTATCCGATCCCGTTCTCGAAACCGGACGTCCTCTTCGACGCGATGCTGGCCGATCTCGCGCGCGAGATCGGCCTGTCGAACGACTAG
- a CDS encoding SDR family oxidoreductase: MTLDGKVALVTGGSRGIGAATAIRLAEDGADVALTYQNNAELAAGVVDKIKALGRRALAILADSADAAAVAAAVETTVAEFGRLDVLVNNAGVGFVGPLDQTSLDDIDRVLAINVRGVYVATQAAARHLGDGGRVITIGSCVSDRVPGPGMSLYAVSKTALLGLTKGLARELGPRGITVNIVHPGPTDTDMNPADGPYAADQRSLTVFDRYGSPSEVAASVSFLARAESKYVTATTVSVDGGHAA; encoded by the coding sequence ATGACCCTCGACGGCAAGGTGGCTTTGGTGACCGGCGGCAGCCGCGGGATCGGTGCCGCCACGGCGATCCGGCTCGCCGAGGACGGCGCCGACGTCGCACTCACCTATCAGAACAACGCCGAACTCGCGGCCGGTGTCGTGGACAAGATCAAGGCGCTCGGCCGCCGTGCGCTGGCGATCCTGGCCGACAGCGCCGACGCGGCGGCGGTGGCGGCCGCCGTCGAGACGACGGTCGCCGAGTTCGGCAGGCTCGACGTGCTGGTCAACAACGCGGGCGTCGGCTTCGTCGGCCCGCTCGACCAGACGAGCCTGGACGACATCGACCGCGTGCTCGCGATCAACGTCCGCGGTGTCTACGTGGCCACGCAGGCCGCTGCCCGGCACCTCGGCGACGGCGGTCGCGTGATCACCATCGGCAGCTGTGTCTCGGACCGGGTGCCCGGGCCCGGGATGTCGCTGTACGCGGTGAGCAAGACCGCGCTGCTGGGCCTGACCAAGGGCCTCGCCAGGGAACTGGGGCCGCGCGGGATCACCGTGAACATCGTCCACCCCGGCCCCACCGACACCGACATGAACCCGGCCGACGGCCCGTACGCCGCCGACCAGCGGAGCCTGACGGTGTTCGACCGCTACGGCTCGCCCTCGGAGGTCGCCGCCTCCGTGTCGTTCCTGGCACGGGCCGAAAGCAAGTACGTGACCGCCACGACCGTTTCGGTCGACGGCGGGCACGCGGCCTAG
- the leuS gene encoding leucine--tRNA ligase, producing the protein MNQASEAPSGADAAPQHRYTAELAGQIEQRWQDYWSDHGTYHAPNPVGPLADDSGEVPSDKLFVQDMFPYPSGAGLHVGHPLGFIATDVFARYHRMIGRNVLHTMGFDAFGLPAEQYAVQTGQHPRKTTEENMQTYLRQIRRLGLGHDERRRISTIDPDYYKWTQWIFLQIFNSWYDEKAGKARPIVELETEYAQDKRSTPDGRNWCELTRAEQLKIIDTHRLVYLSEAPVNWCPGLGTVLSNEEVTSDGRSERGNFPVFRRNLRQWMMRITAYADRLVDDLDLLDWPEKVKSMQRHWIGRSHGARVSFVSGEQKIEVFTTRPDTLFGATYLVVAPEHPLVDELTAATWPEGVDARWTGEAATPAEAIAAYRAAAARKSELDRQENKEKTGVFTGSYAVNPADGKEIPVFVADYVLMGYGTGAIMAVPGQDTRDWEFAEKFGLEIIRTVQPTEGFDGKAFTGDGPAINSGFLDGMAVDEAKKTTIGWLEENGHGRGTVQYKLRDWLFSRQRYWGEPFPVVYDEDGQIHALPDSMLPVELPEVADYSPVTFDPEDKDSTPSSPLARATEWVEVELDLGEGKKTYRRDINTMPNWAGSCWYQLRYLDPTNPDAFVAPENEEYWVGPRPAEHGVDDPGGTDLYVGGVEHAVLHLLYSRFWHKVLFDLGHVSSKEPYRKLFNQGYVQAYAYTDSRGVYVQADKVEERDGKFFFGDEEVKQEYGKMGKSLKNVVTPDQMAADYGADTFRFYEMSMGPLDVSRPWATKDVVGAQRFLQRLWRLVVDEESGELRVSTVDATDADRKQLHKAIAGVREDYAELRFNTAGAKLIELNNHVTKTYGSAEATPRELVEPLVLMLAPLAPHLTEELWKRLGHADSLVHGPFPVVDEKYLVENTVEYPIQVNGKVRSRVTVPADADKDAVQAAALADEKVAALVGDGTPRKVIVVPGRLVNIVL; encoded by the coding sequence ATGAACCAGGCGAGCGAAGCGCCCAGCGGCGCCGACGCGGCCCCTCAGCACCGCTACACCGCGGAGCTGGCGGGCCAGATCGAGCAGCGCTGGCAGGACTACTGGTCCGACCACGGCACCTACCACGCGCCGAACCCGGTCGGCCCGCTCGCGGACGACAGCGGCGAAGTCCCCTCGGACAAGCTGTTCGTCCAGGACATGTTCCCGTACCCGTCGGGCGCCGGCCTGCACGTCGGGCACCCACTGGGCTTCATCGCGACCGACGTCTTCGCGCGGTACCACCGCATGATCGGCCGCAACGTGCTGCACACGATGGGCTTCGACGCGTTCGGCCTGCCCGCCGAGCAGTACGCGGTCCAGACGGGGCAGCACCCGCGCAAGACCACCGAAGAGAACATGCAGACCTACCTGCGCCAGATCCGGCGCCTGGGCCTGGGCCACGACGAGCGTCGCCGGATTTCGACGATCGACCCGGACTACTACAAGTGGACCCAGTGGATCTTCCTGCAGATCTTCAACTCCTGGTACGACGAGAAGGCGGGCAAGGCCCGTCCGATCGTCGAGCTGGAAACCGAGTACGCGCAGGACAAGCGCAGTACGCCGGACGGCCGCAACTGGTGTGAGCTGACCCGCGCCGAGCAGCTGAAGATCATCGACACGCACCGCCTGGTCTATCTGTCCGAGGCCCCGGTGAACTGGTGCCCGGGGCTGGGCACGGTGCTGTCGAACGAGGAGGTCACCTCCGACGGCCGCAGCGAGCGCGGCAACTTCCCGGTGTTCCGGCGCAATCTGCGCCAGTGGATGATGCGCATCACCGCCTACGCCGATCGCCTGGTCGACGACCTGGACCTGCTGGACTGGCCGGAGAAGGTCAAATCCATGCAGCGGCACTGGATCGGCCGTTCGCACGGCGCGCGCGTCTCGTTCGTGTCCGGTGAGCAGAAGATCGAGGTCTTCACCACCCGTCCGGACACCCTGTTCGGCGCCACGTATCTGGTGGTCGCTCCCGAGCACCCGCTGGTCGACGAGCTGACCGCCGCCACGTGGCCGGAAGGCGTCGATGCCCGCTGGACCGGCGAGGCCGCCACCCCGGCCGAAGCCATCGCCGCCTACCGTGCCGCCGCGGCGCGGAAGTCCGAATTGGACCGTCAGGAGAACAAGGAGAAGACCGGCGTCTTCACCGGCTCCTACGCGGTGAATCCCGCCGACGGCAAGGAGATCCCGGTCTTCGTCGCCGACTACGTCCTGATGGGCTACGGCACCGGCGCGATCATGGCCGTGCCTGGCCAGGACACCCGCGACTGGGAGTTCGCCGAGAAGTTCGGCCTGGAGATCATCCGCACCGTCCAGCCGACGGAAGGCTTCGACGGCAAGGCGTTCACCGGCGACGGCCCCGCGATCAATTCCGGCTTCTTGGATGGAATGGCCGTCGACGAGGCCAAGAAGACGACCATCGGCTGGCTGGAAGAGAACGGCCACGGCCGCGGCACCGTCCAGTACAAGCTGCGCGACTGGCTGTTCTCGCGTCAGCGTTACTGGGGCGAACCCTTCCCGGTCGTCTACGACGAGGACGGTCAGATCCACGCGCTGCCGGACAGCATGCTGCCGGTCGAGCTGCCCGAGGTCGCCGACTACTCGCCGGTGACCTTCGATCCGGAGGACAAGGACAGCACGCCGTCCTCGCCGCTGGCCCGCGCCACCGAGTGGGTCGAGGTCGAGCTGGACCTGGGCGAGGGCAAGAAGACCTATCGCCGCGACATCAACACGATGCCGAACTGGGCGGGTTCCTGCTGGTACCAGCTGCGATACCTGGACCCGACCAACCCGGACGCGTTCGTCGCGCCCGAGAACGAGGAGTACTGGGTCGGCCCGCGTCCCGCCGAGCACGGCGTCGACGACCCGGGGGGAACCGATCTGTACGTCGGCGGTGTCGAGCACGCGGTACTGCACCTGCTGTATTCGCGGTTCTGGCACAAGGTTCTGTTCGATCTGGGCCACGTGTCGTCGAAGGAGCCGTACCGGAAGCTGTTCAACCAGGGCTACGTCCAGGCCTACGCCTACACCGATTCCCGCGGCGTCTACGTCCAGGCCGACAAGGTCGAGGAACGCGACGGCAAGTTCTTCTTCGGGGACGAAGAGGTCAAGCAGGAATACGGCAAGATGGGCAAGAGCCTGAAGAACGTCGTCACGCCTGATCAGATGGCCGCCGATTACGGCGCCGACACCTTCCGCTTCTACGAGATGTCGATGGGCCCGCTGGACGTCTCGCGGCCGTGGGCGACCAAGGACGTCGTCGGCGCGCAGCGCTTCCTGCAGCGCCTGTGGCGTCTGGTCGTCGACGAGGAGTCCGGCGAGCTGCGTGTGTCCACAGTGGACGCGACGGACGCCGATCGCAAGCAGCTGCACAAGGCGATCGCCGGTGTCCGCGAGGACTACGCGGAACTGCGGTTCAACACGGCCGGCGCGAAGCTGATCGAGCTGAACAACCACGTCACCAAGACCTACGGTTCGGCCGAAGCCACGCCGCGGGAATTGGTGGAGCCGCTGGTGCTGATGCTGGCGCCGCTGGCCCCGCACCTGACCGAGGAGCTGTGGAAGCGCCTGGGCCACGCGGATTCCTTGGTGCACGGGCCCTTCCCGGTCGTCGACGAGAAGTACCTGGTCGAAAACACCGTGGAGTACCCGATCCAGGTCAACGGCAAGGTGCGCTCGCGTGTCACCGTGCCCGCCGACGCGGACAAGGACGCCGTGCAGGCGGCCGCGCTGGCCGACGAGAAGGTCGCCGCCCTGGTCGGCGACGGCACCCCGCGCAAGGTGATCGTCGTGCCGGGACGTTTGGTCAACATCGTGCTGTAG
- a CDS encoding esterase-like activity of phytase family protein, giving the protein MSRRALTVALIGAVPLTLMAAPAAEAGHRPLRLIGEQLVPNFLPYEGTIVGGLSSIDYDARTGEYALICDDRSAINPARFYTAKFSLDAKGLGPVSFTGTKPLLRPDGTPYPPLAKNDPAQPPNMQTVDPEELRVDPWTGDYLWSQEGERSAAARIDPSIREAKRDGSYVRDLPIPANEKMTETAGPRQNLVLEGLTFAGFGSLVASSVEGPLLQDGPEPTTTSGGLSRITLQSRFGPVLAQYAYPQEKVFAAPNPPDGFATTGVSSLLAVDQADPTRYLVMERSFVTGVGNKIRIYEIDTKGATNILKTPSLADAKNVKPVKKRLLADLADFKLSTVDNVEGMTWGPRLPGGERSLVLVSDNNFSATQVTQFIALAVPSERL; this is encoded by the coding sequence ATGTCACGTCGTGCTCTCACCGTCGCCCTGATCGGGGCCGTCCCCCTCACCCTGATGGCGGCACCAGCCGCCGAAGCGGGCCACCGGCCGCTTCGCCTCATCGGGGAACAGCTCGTCCCGAACTTCCTGCCCTACGAGGGCACGATCGTCGGCGGCCTCTCCAGCATCGATTACGACGCCCGGACCGGCGAGTACGCGCTGATCTGCGACGACCGGTCCGCCATCAACCCGGCCAGGTTCTACACGGCGAAGTTCTCCCTCGACGCCAAGGGACTCGGCCCGGTCTCCTTCACCGGCACGAAGCCGCTCCTGCGGCCCGACGGCACGCCGTACCCGCCGCTCGCGAAGAACGACCCGGCACAGCCGCCGAACATGCAGACCGTCGACCCCGAAGAGCTACGCGTCGACCCCTGGACCGGCGATTACCTCTGGTCGCAGGAGGGCGAGCGGTCGGCGGCGGCGCGGATCGACCCGTCGATCCGCGAGGCGAAGCGAGACGGCTCCTACGTCCGTGACCTGCCGATCCCCGCCAACGAGAAGATGACCGAGACGGCGGGGCCGCGGCAGAACCTCGTCCTCGAAGGCCTCACCTTCGCCGGATTCGGCTCGCTCGTCGCCAGCTCGGTCGAGGGGCCGCTGCTGCAGGACGGCCCGGAACCGACCACCACGTCAGGCGGCCTTTCGCGCATCACGCTGCAGTCGCGCTTCGGCCCTGTCCTGGCGCAGTACGCATACCCGCAGGAGAAGGTCTTCGCGGCTCCGAACCCGCCGGACGGTTTCGCGACCACCGGCGTCTCGTCGCTGCTGGCCGTCGACCAGGCCGATCCGACGCGCTACCTGGTGATGGAGCGTTCGTTCGTCACCGGCGTCGGCAACAAGATCCGCATCTACGAGATCGACACCAAGGGCGCCACGAACATCCTGAAGACGCCTTCGCTGGCCGACGCGAAGAACGTCAAACCGGTCAAGAAGCGCCTGCTCGCGGACCTCGCGGACTTCAAGTTGTCCACTGTGGACAACGTCGAGGGGATGACCTGGGGTCCGCGACTGCCCGGCGGCGAGCGCAGCCTGGTGCTCGTCAGCGACAACAACTTCTCCGCGACGCAGGTGACCCAGTTCATCGCTCTGGCGGTCCCCTCGGAACGGCTTTGA
- a CDS encoding SdpI family protein, whose translation MFVIALVPIVLGVLVGWGGFLGLREKLPRDRGAGVRTAATMRSEDAFRLGNKVAGLPTLAGGVIAVLAGVAALVMPTTFGLLLASFLGVVGMIALVVTGGALGNRAAATVPEPEPERPAGCSGCSCGTCGVFKKADTATA comes from the coding sequence GTGTTCGTCATAGCGCTGGTCCCGATCGTGCTGGGTGTCCTCGTCGGCTGGGGTGGGTTCCTCGGTCTGCGCGAGAAGCTGCCGCGTGACCGCGGCGCGGGCGTGCGGACAGCCGCCACGATGCGCAGCGAAGACGCCTTCCGCCTCGGCAACAAGGTCGCCGGGCTCCCGACGCTGGCAGGCGGCGTGATCGCCGTGCTCGCGGGGGTCGCCGCGCTGGTCATGCCGACGACGTTCGGGCTGCTGCTCGCTTCGTTCCTGGGTGTGGTCGGGATGATCGCGCTGGTCGTGACCGGGGGAGCGCTCGGCAACCGTGCCGCCGCGACGGTGCCCGAGCCCGAACCGGAGCGGCCCGCGGGGTGCAGTGGCTGTAGCTGCGGGACCTGCGGCGTCTTCAAGAAGGCCGACACCGCCACCGCCTAA
- a CDS encoding YqgE/AlgH family protein, with translation MADVPADAEVEPGTLLVAAPTMFDPNFRRTVVFVIDHRDEGTLGVVLNRPSDVPVYDVLPNWGGHVAEPQSVFVGGPVEKKTALCLAALRTGETASSVPGVIAVRGPVALVDLDTDPEVLVPRVRGVRVFAGYAGWDSGQLANEIERDDWLIVPALPSDVLASPSHDLWGQVLRRQGIPLALLATHPGDLQRN, from the coding sequence ATGGCGGACGTGCCAGCGGACGCCGAGGTCGAACCGGGAACGCTCCTGGTCGCCGCCCCCACGATGTTCGATCCCAACTTCCGGCGGACCGTCGTGTTCGTCATCGATCACCGGGACGAGGGAACACTCGGCGTCGTGCTCAACCGGCCGAGTGACGTTCCGGTGTACGACGTGCTCCCGAACTGGGGCGGGCACGTCGCCGAACCGCAGTCGGTGTTCGTCGGCGGTCCGGTGGAGAAGAAGACCGCGTTGTGCCTGGCCGCCCTGCGGACGGGCGAGACGGCGTCCAGCGTGCCCGGCGTGATCGCGGTACGCGGCCCGGTGGCGCTGGTCGACCTCGACACCGATCCCGAGGTCCTGGTCCCGAGGGTCCGCGGCGTGCGCGTCTTCGCCGGGTACGCGGGCTGGGACTCGGGCCAGCTGGCGAACGAGATCGAACGCGACGACTGGCTGATCGTCCCTGCGCTGCCCAGTGACGTCCTGGCGTCGCCGAGTCACGACCTCTGGGGTCAGGTGCTGCGCCGTCAGGGCATCCCGCTGGCGCTGCTGGCCACCCACCCGGGAGACCTCCAGCGCAATTAG
- a CDS encoding MFS transporter encodes MTTTATAPTRAFVRDRDFRRLLLTRFSAHWGNGMYQAGLAGAVLFNPERAADALAMAGGFAALLLPYSVVGPFAGALLDRWDRRKVLIFASLLRSFTILATAVAVGTGAAGFGLFSLALASEGVSRFIGSGLSASLPHVVEEKSVVAANAFAATWGSVLAVVGGGCAIGLRALTGADDAGSAGVTAVAALGGIGAAVLASGFARGLLGPSTVDEPSNPAVAVARGLSDGAKAAWRTPSVMAGFVALFAHRASYGISLLVTVLLMRNHFTDAGIFRAGMAGLGQMAAFAGAGILVAGLLTARLIRRFGRLRAVVGALVLAAIAQSALGLPMVVPTALLAAFLVTGAGQVLKLCVDSSVQLDVADEARGRVFALYDTLFNITQVAAVSLAATVIPDDGRSSGLLIAATVLYLAGAAGHLLAVRKSGSGDTAPPLALG; translated from the coding sequence GTGACGACCACCGCCACGGCGCCCACCAGGGCGTTCGTTCGCGATCGAGACTTCCGCCGACTTCTGTTGACCCGCTTCTCCGCGCACTGGGGCAACGGGATGTACCAGGCCGGACTGGCCGGAGCCGTCCTCTTCAACCCCGAACGCGCCGCCGACGCGCTCGCCATGGCGGGCGGGTTCGCGGCGCTGCTGCTGCCGTACTCGGTCGTCGGGCCGTTCGCGGGCGCGCTGCTCGACCGGTGGGATCGCCGGAAGGTCCTGATCTTCGCGAGCCTCCTGCGCTCGTTCACCATCCTCGCGACGGCCGTCGCCGTGGGCACGGGAGCGGCCGGGTTCGGGCTGTTCTCCCTGGCCTTGGCGTCCGAAGGCGTCTCCCGGTTCATCGGCTCGGGGTTGTCCGCGTCGCTACCGCACGTCGTCGAGGAGAAGTCCGTGGTCGCCGCGAACGCCTTCGCGGCGACGTGGGGTTCGGTGCTCGCGGTCGTGGGCGGCGGCTGCGCGATCGGCCTCCGGGCACTGACCGGTGCCGACGACGCCGGTTCCGCTGGGGTCACCGCCGTCGCCGCGCTGGGCGGGATCGGTGCCGCCGTCCTCGCCTCGGGGTTCGCGCGCGGGCTGCTCGGGCCGTCGACGGTCGACGAGCCGTCGAATCCGGCCGTCGCCGTCGCTCGCGGGCTGTCCGACGGCGCGAAGGCGGCTTGGCGCACGCCCAGCGTCATGGCCGGGTTCGTCGCGCTGTTCGCGCATCGCGCGTCGTACGGGATCTCGCTGCTGGTGACCGTGCTGCTGATGCGCAACCACTTCACCGACGCCGGGATCTTCCGCGCCGGGATGGCGGGGCTGGGCCAGATGGCGGCGTTCGCCGGGGCGGGGATCCTGGTCGCCGGACTGCTCACCGCCCGGCTCATCCGGCGGTTCGGCAGGCTCCGCGCCGTGGTGGGCGCGCTGGTGCTGGCGGCGATCGCGCAGTCCGCACTCGGGCTGCCGATGGTGGTCCCGACCGCGTTGCTCGCGGCGTTCCTGGTGACCGGTGCCGGACAGGTGCTGAAGCTCTGTGTCGATTCGTCGGTCCAGCTCGACGTCGCCGACGAAGCCAGAGGACGCGTCTTCGCCCTCTACGACACGCTCTTCAACATCACCCAGGTCGCCGCGGTCTCGCTGGCCGCGACGGTGATCCCGGACGACGGCCGTTCATCTGGACTGCTGATCGCGGCCACCGTCCTCTACCTGGCGGGAGCCGCCGGTCACCTTCTCGCGGTGCGAAAAAGCGGATCCGGCGATACGGCCCCGCCCTTGGCATTAGGGTGA
- a CDS encoding YbaB/EbfC family nucleoid-associated protein: MTTAGDDSARLEARNAAMKDQVDTLLEQFERQTAQLKDAQEAASQTSATVVSQDGLVRATIDATGTLAKLEIQPNAFERTNPAQLANTVLTLVRQGSLQVKQQVAELMAPITEGLPDLSDLIEGAPSLQGLMPAIPDFLAEEEEPPAKPDEDFDAPLMIKDDAPPPPPPAPPVPPAPKPIPKRVRQSQDDDEEEPPSSWLTRGV, from the coding sequence GTGACGACGGCCGGCGACGACAGCGCACGCCTCGAAGCGCGCAATGCCGCCATGAAGGACCAGGTCGACACGCTGCTCGAACAGTTCGAGCGCCAGACGGCCCAGCTCAAGGACGCGCAGGAAGCCGCTTCGCAGACGTCCGCGACGGTGGTCTCGCAAGACGGTCTCGTCCGCGCCACCATCGACGCGACGGGCACGCTCGCCAAACTCGAGATCCAGCCGAACGCCTTCGAGCGCACCAACCCCGCGCAACTGGCCAACACCGTGCTGACCCTGGTGCGCCAGGGATCGCTGCAGGTCAAGCAGCAGGTCGCCGAGCTGATGGCGCCGATCACCGAAGGGCTGCCGGACCTCTCGGACCTCATCGAAGGCGCTCCTTCACTCCAGGGTCTGATGCCGGCGATCCCGGACTTCCTGGCGGAGGAAGAAGAGCCTCCGGCGAAGCCCGACGAAGACTTCGACGCCCCGCTGATGATCAAGGACGACGCCCCGCCGCCTCCGCCGCCGGCCCCGCCCGTGCCGCCCGCACCGAAACCGATTCCGAAACGCGTGCGTCAGAGCCAGGACGATGACGAGGAAGAGCCGCCTTCGAGCTGGCTGACCAGGGGAGTCTGA
- a CDS encoding WXG100 family type VII secretion target yields MPNGGGGGGFTADPDAVKTAAAKLGIAADQLDDAGKELLAAMNALGQCWGNDDAGKEFAKDYEPGAQGSSEGFANIVEALRGMQHNVERSMTAFTNAEEEIKTTLDKKV; encoded by the coding sequence ATGCCGAACGGTGGGGGCGGTGGCGGATTCACGGCGGATCCGGACGCGGTCAAAACGGCCGCGGCCAAGCTGGGGATCGCCGCGGATCAGCTGGACGACGCGGGCAAGGAACTGCTGGCCGCGATGAACGCGCTCGGCCAGTGCTGGGGCAACGACGACGCGGGCAAGGAGTTCGCGAAGGACTACGAGCCGGGCGCGCAGGGTTCGTCCGAGGGGTTCGCGAACATCGTCGAGGCGCTGCGGGGCATGCAGCACAACGTCGAACGGTCGATGACCGCGTTCACGAACGCCGAGGAAGAGATCAAGACGACGTTGGACAAGAAGGTCTAG